The sequence ttttctctctactttctctctctctctctctctctctctctctctctatatatatatatatatatatatatatatatatatatatatatatatatatatatatatatatatatatatatatatatatatatatattacacacatcagacttccctggtagctcagctggtaaagaatccacctgcaatgcaggagacccctggttgagtcttgggtcaggaagatcccctggagagtggataggctacccactccagtattcttgggcttccctgatggctcagtcagtaaagaatctgcttacaatgtgggagacctgggttcagtccctgggttgggaagattccctggaggagaacatggcaacccactctgatacttttgcctggagaatccccatggacagagaagcctggtgggctacagtccacgtggtcacagagtcagatatatCTAAGCACAGCAgcagaatatacatacatacacacacacacacacatatatacattcccaTCACTGAGTCTGATCTATATTTTGTCAAATATTATTTTAGGATTATTCTACACTTGAATTTAGATAGTAAGTGAAAATCTTTTACCTTGAGATAGATCATCTATTCTGAGGAACGAAgggatttatattttcttcttttttgtagcAAAGTCAGTTGTGGTTTATTTATTCCTTGATCATATATACTTAATGTCAAACTCAGTTAAAATAGCATGAATTTGTGTGTTAAAATAGcatgagtttatatatatataaacacatatattttccCCAATGCTTACAATGTCACTTCACAAACAGATCACACAGTGACTTGCTTTTCAGAGGAACATGCCATGTAGACTATAAGACTGGACTTTACACTATGTTCTACTTAGATCTATATATTCTCTTCACTTAAGTAAAATAATAGTGGTTCACAAATGCACAAAAAAATCTCTAGGTATTTGATTAAAAGAAGTCTAGAGTTGTAAGACATGAGGCTAGGTGTACAGTTCTGAAAGGAGTTTGCAGTATGTGATTGCTCCTATTTTCCTGTAACtgcctttttgttgctgtttagttgctgagtcatgttcaGCTGTTTTGCatccccacgggctgtagcccaccaggctcctctctccatggatttcccaggcaaaaacactggagtgggtagccatttccttctccaggggcttcctggcccaaggatcgaacctgtgtctcctgcattagcaggcgaattctttaacTGTCTTTTACCTTTTAACATAATATTACCTTTCATACCTTGAGGCCAAGTGTATTGACAGCCAGGTCTCCCCCAGGTTTAGCCTCCAACAGAAGCAGGACCACTCTCCCTCCAGATTTTTCAGTGTGTTTTCACTctgcaaaaagttttttttcttttcttttcttttttaacaaagaGGATtattagtgaaaagtgaaatcaaggaaaatgcattgagaggaaaataaaagcaggaaCCACTGAGGACAAGCTGTTTTAGAAGACTTGGCTTTTACACATTCTGACTGATTTTCCCATTAGCAGGAAAGAATCAGCAACAGAGGGAGTGATGAGAAGACAGTCACTGGCATCAAAGATGAATGACCTTCAAATCATTAGCCTTCCTTCCCAGAACCTTTTATTGCACCAAACTCTTCTTATGGAATTTTTCATCTCCATGTTTCTAAGTGTGTAGATAAGCGGGTTGAGCATGGGGACAATAATTGTGTAGAAGAGTGTAAACACTTTATCTTCTGGTAATGTTGTAGCAGGTCTAATGTAAACAAAGATGACAGGTATGAAAAAGAGGATCACGACTGTGATGTGGGAACTACAGGTGGAAAGTGCTTTATGGCGGCTTTCTGCAGAATATGTGTGCACGTTATACAAAATCAAAATGTAGGAGGCCATGAAAACCACAAAGATCCCCAGTCCCATCAAGCCAGAATTGGCAATGACAAAAAAGCCAATTTTGTGTGTATCAGTGCAGGCTAGTTTCAACAAAGGATACGCATCACAGAAATAGTGATCTATTTCATTAGGGCCACAGAAAGGTAAAACAATTGCAAGAAGAAATAGACCAAGAGAATGAAGAAGTCCCCCGGCACCTGATGCTATGAGAATTGAGTGACGTCTTTGCCTGTTCATGATGATGGCATAGTGGAgaggtttgcagatggccacatagcggtcataggccattccTGTGAGGATGAAGACCTCAATCCCCCCAAAGAACTGTGTGGTGAAAAGCTGTGTCACGCAGTTTTTATAGGAAATGACCTTTTTCTCCAGCAGTAAGTCAGTCATGAGTTTGGGTGACATAGTGGAGGTGTAGAAGAGATCTGAGGGTGCAAGGCAGTTAAGGAAGGAGTAAACGGGCTGGGTGATTGGCTGACTGCATGAAATAGAAATCACGATGATCAAGTTCCCCAACCAAATAGCCAGGtaacagaataagaaaaataaaaagcagaggatCCGGGCTTTCTTGTCCGTAGAAAGTCCCAAGAGAATAAATTCAGTAACATTATTTCTATCTTCCATGATCTGATGGTCAAGAAAGTTATCTGAAATGACGAAAGCAATGAAATTAATCATTgatgagaaaatggaaacctATTATCTACTTAAAATGGCACCAATGCCTTTTAAAGACACGTTATTTTGAGACCCACTGAAATCATTTTTGTTTAATACAACTCTTTTGAATATCTAGTACTAATATTCTTCTAAGAGCTAAGCATACAGTGATAAATTAGACAAAGTTCcagtttttatataatttaaattattttgtgagGAAGCAAGGAATTATATTtgtcaagaataaaaaaaagagataatagTGTTAAGTAGGGATTAATACTGTAATCCCTAGCCTAGGGATTAGGATGCAAAATAGAGGCAACTACAGAAGCTGCTTGATTAAGTGGTTTCTAATGAAATCACAAAATTggtgtagggagtgtgggtgggcTTTACAGTGCTCGGTGCAGAGTCAGTGTTAAATAAAtgtcaattaaataaaaaaactggaaactgaACAAAGTGCTGTAATTTTGAAGGAATAATACAAGAAATAATCAATCACCCTTTAGTCAGGCAATTCATTATAAAATTGAAGAACAAATCATTTTTAGGAGTGGACTCATAATCCTTTTTGacttttaagaagaaataattcCTTCATGTGAAATACTCCATGAAACTTCCATATTTCTTAAACTTAATTTGTAGCATCTCTAGGTTAATATATCTATAactctgcttttcctatttgtctATATTTCTCTTGCAAGATTATATCctgtttcaaaataaattaacatttagAGGTTATTTGAGTTAAGTCTTGTCAGACTGTAATTATAGTTGCCTAGTTTGGAAATAATATACTGAGAAAAGGGCTCCTCTAATTCCAAAATAGTTCCCCCAAACACAATACAATAAACAAGATGTAGCACTTCTTCCCTTAATTTCTTAGAGAATTCACCCACACAATCTGCATGACTATATAAAAGAATCTCTTCAGTTCTCTAAAATAGAAGCAGTTATACCTGTATTCAGGTAATCATCTGGTAAATACACTATATAAGCAGACAAAATACCTAgttttttcctcccattctgttGCTTAGTTGTTCATTCCCTAGGATCCCAGTCTCCCATTCATGAAATAAAGCGATTAGATAATCTCTGAAGATCTCCCCAGATCCCAATATTGTGTGATTTCTGATTCTCCATTAATTTGAGGAAGACATCTGTTACCTCTCTCCTGCCTTCCCTTCTCTGCTTGATACATTGAGACTATGAAAAGTAACAAATACAGTGGCAATTTCATTACAattcctgtgcctcagtttacttcTTTGTAAAAATCAAGGTAAAGATAATATCTCTTTATATGGTGATTTTTTTGAATAATTAGTTTCTAAATATGAAAATTCTTAAAACAGTATCTGGAAAGtactatatatttaataattactgGCCATCCTCAACAATTActaagggtttccctgatggctccgaTGGTAAAAGTCTGCTTGCCatgaaggagaccagggttcaatccctgggttgggaagatctcctggagaagggaatggctatacacgtcaataaatatttttgtctggcgaattccatggacagatgaacctggtaggctacagtccttggggtcacaaagagtcagatacaactgagcaaataacacacacatgATTACTAACTATAAGATCAAGGCCCAGAGAAAATATAAGTACACCATCTTAGGAATTGTATCTTGTACTATCCTTCCCTAAACAAGATAGgaaatattattaatagtaatatcAGAAACTTCAGAGATAGAGTCGTGTTCAGCACATGCAAGAGTCTTCACCTCCTTAAatactttttccttcttccttaaaATAAGCATGCAGTACCTAATTTACAGGACTACTGTGGAATGTAAATAAGCTTACATATACAGAATTTTATGCTCAAAAACATGTTAgtttcccctccttcctcttgGAAGCCCATAGTGTTATAAATTTAGGAGGTCCTCACACTATTTGAGTGGTAGTAGATTCTAGTAACTCATAATTAAGATTATGAGTTCTGGACCAACATAGAATGAGATACTGGCTCCAAAATTGACTTGGAGCATAATCACAGATAAAATATATAAGCTCAGcttcttcacctataaaatgaatAATACTGTAATTAACTCTGAGATCTGCTGTAAAGGTGTGATGAGGTCACTTATATAACAGCTTAGGACAGAAACTGGTATATATTAAGATAAAACATTTAGTACATATTCATTGTCATTGACATCATATATGTCATATCAGTGATATATTGTATTATTCTTACTATACGTTTTGAATAGcttatttaaaatatgtcataTTGTAACACGGGATAAATATGGATAAGACATAGCAGAGCTTCCCTGCCGTAAGCCGTCTGCTCTTTCTTACCTGGAGGCTGGGCTTGCTCACTTTGGGGAAACAGCCTATCATTGAGCAAAACCTTTCTCTTTGGTCTGCGTTGAGCTGCCTTCCCCACATTTCTGAAGATAAATGTACTGCTTATTTCAGCCAGTtaatacttttgttttctttcttttgaattaaTTAACCTTATCCAAATTGACAGATGTTTATGTTCTCCTTTGATAATTTTTCTTCATCTCAACTAAACTTAGGAAAAAGAAACCTACCACTTAAATACTATCCATTCAAGTAGCTTGTTTGAAAATTTCATCATACATTTTTGCTTCTGCATAATCTTAGAAGCATACTggagttttgattttattttttttaaatacatcttctgtttcttcactgCAATACTGTCCACTTATCTGCTGGACCAGTGCATTCTTctttatattaaacatttttccaTAATGGAATTCAAAGAGCTAATAATATGATTAAATTTGTGAAATATGAAAAGACAAGTAAATCTAGTAATATTTTGATATCTGCTGAGAGACATGGCACTGATAACTTTAAGAGCTCATGTGCAAATCACCATTCATGATAGTTGAAGCCAGGTTTTCCCAAATagtaaaaatagcattttaaagttTCTGGAATTTTTCAGAGGTTAGTTAGAAGGCTTAGACCATAAATGCAATCAGAATGattcaaatattcattttaaggaaAGTATTATAATTAGGAACTGGATTTAACTTACCAGCTGCTTAACTCATCAGACATTTCTTATAAGATGAGGCTTCACACCTAAGATAAagtcagaatattaaaaattatcatttcCATGCAGTAATCCATCTCTAATTGCATAAAATCTTACAAGAGAACTCGTGAGTTCCGCTGTTACAGATATGTTTGGTAAATTGAactaattttgagatttttttttagcatgcagtttttccatttctaaaaaaaataaatgtgtctcTGTGATATTTTACCTTTGTCTCTATAGAAaagttacacacatacatatatacatgatatattcTGCTTGATGTTAAATTGGCACTTaaggagaattctgacaaaatgtgtaaTATAGAAAAGGTCTCAATATCTCTGAAGATATAGAAATTTCCCATCAGTATACTTCGCCAAAGATGTAAATCATAGCTTCAATTTCTCAATTTCTccctaataaataaatatgccAAAGTTCTTAATTACATTTCCCTATTGCATCAACATCCAAACCACTGAGATCAGACATGGACATGGAGACTATGAGGAGATGGAGTGTATAATGACTATGGACGTGGAGTATATAAAGCTCGTTTGTCAGGACAGGGCACAATCAGCTGAGGGAGACTGAAGTCGGCTACCATGGGAAATACTGAGAACCCTACAGCTAGAATTAAAAGTTCAGAGAGTAGACCCAGGACTTAAGACTTAAATTttcctggggagaaaaaaaaaaaaaaaagcttgttagGGAATTATAATTTCTGGCTGATGCCTGGAAAAGACTTCTATGCTTTACCCCTATGCTTTTAtttgtggggcgggggtggggggggggtggaaacTCACATGCCCCCATGGGCTGTCTTGCAGATGCACAGACAATTTCCCAATTTATAAGGCAAACTTACATATAAGTTTGTAAGGCAAACTCCTTTCTAAAAAGATATGCTTTTTCCTGATTGAATTCTCCATATGTATATtgcagaaaacatattttaaaaagaattgtaacaaaaataaaatggtctCATAAATTTATTcgtataaaaatatttactatctcctAATTCTAAAAGGTCTGACTTGGACAAAACTTACTATGGAgaatgcatttgttgttgtttagtcgctaagtgatgtcccactcttttgcaaatCCACAgaatgtagcttgccagactcctctgtccatggaattttccagcaagaatattggagtgggtttccgtttccttctccaggggaacatcTTGACCCTgtgatcaaactcacatctcctgcattggcaggtgggttctttaccatagaccaccagggaagccctagagaatGTATTTAGTGGTGAACAAAACAGCCTTTGTCCTCAGTGAGGCTGGAGACTAATGAAAGAGACAGGCaatgaaacaaacaagaaaataagcAAGTGTATAATTAcaaatagtatattttaaataaacaaataggaagtTGTGGGTCATTTCTTTTCAATCTATAGAAGTTTTAGTCAAGTGTAAATCTTGGACATTTTTATGTTATACAGATATTTATTCCTTAGTTGCCTCTTGAATTTTACTTTATGTAATTCCATAAGACAATTGTATTTTCTCATCCATTTTTTACCTGAAAATGTAGTATTTATATTTGTTGAAAAGTTGAAATCATACAACTGAATTAATCCTTTAAGATATTTACTTAATCTTTATTGTTTGTCTGAAAGCTTCTAAGATCTTTTAATGTAccattgaatttttttaaacagtcagTGGGTGTCTGTGAATGGATCTATTTCTATAGTTTCTTTAAAGTTTACCATTTGTCAAAGGATACAGTTTAAAAGAGAATATAATTGAATTTTTATGCAAATGATGAATGGACATTTCAAAGATTCTAttgaatttattattaatatttaatgtagAAACCAATAAGATGTTAAAATCAGTTCAGGCAACAGTTCACCACATATTTACCATCAGTAAGGGGTGCTAAAATGAATTTATAAGTTGATGCAAAATAGTCAAATATCCAACGGGCTATCATTAATTGCATTTCACCTGACACAATTTGAATTTCTACGTCCAGGCATTGTTGATATTGATATTATTTTGTGAGAATCAACTTCTCTATTTTGAGTTGTAAAATGTCTTAGCCAAAAATAATGAAAGGTAGATAATAACCTGAATGCAAGAACTAGTAGGGTCACTCACTAAATTACAAAGAATCTCACTGTGCTTTCTTGATATTATATGTGCTATTAATGATCCATCTGAAGAGAGAAGTATGGCTGATGCTCTTGAGAACCTAAGAAGGGAGGAGATTACAGTGCAAAAGTGAAGGAGCTAAATCATAATTCCCTGGTTAATGGTTGATATTGACAATGCAGGGTTTGCTTGTTTATCTTATTAAactatagtttatttacagtggTGTGTTGGTTTTGGGTATATAGTCATGTGATTcagttcatatatatgtatgttcatatgtatgtgtattttccATCTCAGattacttttcattataggttattacaagatattgagtatagtttcctgtgctatacaatagatcattgttgtttatctattttatatttggtagtctctatctgttaatcccaaattgccaatttatccctcccctccccttttcttttggtaaccataagtttgttttctgtgtctgtgtatttttctattttgtaaataagtctatctgtgtaatttttttttttttttagaatccacatataagtgattgcatgtatttgtttttctctgtctgacttattttacttagatttcttggtccatccatgttgctgcagtcTCCAAGTTTTTTAATAATCCACAGTCACAACTTTTAttccaagaataaaaataaaacagaaacatttgtgttaatttttgaagttttatttttcaataatacaAATCTGGTTGGTTGGAGGATAGGGCTTCTGAAGCAGGCGAAACTTTGAGGGTTGGCTGGTCTTCTTATTAAAGACCCTGCTTATTTCACACCAGAAAGTGATCTTTAACTTTCCTGCTCTGTTATGTTCTCTGACGTGTATACTGTGCATGCCCTATCCAGGAGTTCTCAGATAGCCGTCAAGAATTAGGTTTAAAACAATAAGCAAATATGTTAGGATCTTTTTATAAGAATTTCTAGCACATACTATTTTTAGGTTTATTTGTTGGGCATTTTAAACTGAGTCATATAACTATgctatttttcttgtttatattgTGAACCCATTTTAAGAATCCTCAACATTGAAACTCCTTTTTATCTAACATGGCTCTCTCTACAGCTTGAAAACAAATTCTCATGCAAGTACATCACATCCacaaagttttttaaagaattttgagacTCTACCCATTCCTAATCAGTTTCTAGTGGCCTGATCTTGCTCCTAGTCATTTCTGACATTGGGCAAAGGAGCTCCaggatgactactggaaaaactgccaTTAACTTGAACAGTGCCAAAGATGTGCCCATTGACTTTAAGTGATATTCTCCACTTGCCCACtctaagaaaaaaacaatttccCCAGTAATAGGTGCCCACTGCACGCTGcgctctgcttagtcactcagtcgtgtcctgctctttgggacccctggactgcagcctgccgggtacctctctccatggggattctccagggaagaatactggaagagATTGTCATGCgcacctccaagggatcttcccaacccagggattgaacccagatccaccacattgcaggtggattctttaccatctgagccaccagggaagcctagtaatAAGAGCATGATTTAACATGAGCCCCATTCTCACACCCTCACTGCTCCCAAGGAAAGTTATTATCAGAATGGTTACCTTTCTGATGCATAACAGGAGATTGGGCAATAAAACAGCTCATTCGTATTCAGCACTGACTGTGTGACCAAGCAGTGTTTCAGTCTGGCACATATCCTCACAAGACTGTGTGTTGGGCTATTATTATCACTTGATGGATGATCTGTTGAGCATATGTCCCAATCCTCATGGTTAGTAAGCAATTCTGGGTCCAGAACACATGCCCATAACAAATATACACTATCAGGTGCTAGAATTAGCCAGAGTTGCAGTTCACATTTACATGGACAGAGTTGGGAGGGACAGTTCCTTTgaacaaaagaaaagagattGATGTGGGGCTTAGGTAAGAGTACTGGTGTTGGACATATGAGAAGCTCCAGATCGCCACTGCTACAAAATTATCAGAGTAGAAagctatatttttaagaaatatagttGCAGGTCCAAAATttggtcttttaaaatattctttaaatgatGCAAGTAAAATGTTGGAATTATCTTCTAAATCATTGCTACCCGGAATTGGCTGTATTGAATAAAGTCACATACAAGAATGGACTCTATGGGTTCTCAGTGTGGATTTGTATTACATGATGCCTTTGATATCTAAATTTATATTTAGATATGCTAAATATCTAAATTGATTACACAGTCAAAAGATCAGAGGGGAAGAGGagatataaataagaaaacaagaaaactagAAGAGAGCACATCAGAGAATCTGGATAAATCCAGGGAGTTGCAAGCTTTTGCTCGTAGTTAAACCTATATATtgctaaaacaaaatgaaacaaaaaagcatATAAGGCAAgcattata comes from Dama dama isolate Ldn47 chromosome 1, ASM3311817v1, whole genome shotgun sequence and encodes:
- the LOC133063678 gene encoding olfactory receptor 4P4-like → MEDRNNVTEFILLGLSTDKKARILCFLFFLFCYLAIWLGNLIIVISISCSQPITQPVYSFLNCLAPSDLFYTSTMSPKLMTDLLLEKKVISYKNCVTQLFTTQFFGGIEVFILTGMAYDRYVAICKPLHYAIIMNRQRRHSILIASGAGGLLHSLGLFLLAIVLPFCGPNEIDHYFCDAYPLLKLACTDTHKIGFFVIANSGLMGLGIFVVFMASYILILYNVHTYSAESRHKALSTCSSHITVVILFFIPVIFVYIRPATTLPEDKVFTLFYTIIVPMLNPLIYTLRNMEMKNSIRRVWCNKRFWEGRLMI